The following are from one region of the Gloeomargarita lithophora Alchichica-D10 genome:
- the petP gene encoding cytochrome b6f subunit PetP — protein MAAEMYLGQQVRVCCLKDRVGSEVGKKLGQVGVVSDMRVVDGKGIGLIVRFNDQSQTWFFLEELEPAFQLH, from the coding sequence ATGGCGGCGGAAATGTATCTCGGCCAGCAGGTGCGGGTGTGCTGTTTGAAAGACCGGGTCGGCTCCGAGGTCGGCAAAAAGCTGGGTCAAGTCGGCGTGGTCAGCGATATGCGGGTGGTGGATGGCAAAGGAATTGGCCTGATCGTGCGTTTCAATGACCAGAGCCAAACCTGGTTTTTCCTAGAAGAATTGGAACCCGCCTTCCAGTTGCACTAA
- a CDS encoding low molecular weight protein-tyrosine-phosphatase has protein sequence MSHPATQILFVCMGNICRSPAAEGMMNHLLRQENVQAEYVCDSAGTIGYHQGSPPDERMQLAAQKRGIALTSRARQFQRADFENFALILTMDRQNYWDVLAQDSENKYKYKVRMMCEFCRTHPYKEVPDPYYGGAEGFELVLDLLTDACGGLLLNLQEGKVP, from the coding sequence ATGAGCCACCCAGCGACCCAAATCCTTTTTGTTTGCATGGGCAATATCTGCCGTTCACCGGCGGCGGAGGGGATGATGAACCACCTACTCCGGCAAGAGAACGTGCAGGCGGAGTACGTTTGTGATTCGGCGGGGACGATTGGCTACCACCAGGGCAGTCCCCCGGACGAGCGGATGCAGTTGGCGGCGCAAAAACGGGGCATTGCGCTCACCAGTCGGGCACGGCAATTTCAACGGGCGGATTTTGAGAATTTTGCTCTGATTTTAACGATGGATCGGCAAAACTATTGGGATGTGTTGGCGCAGGACTCGGAGAATAAATACAAGTACAAAGTAAGAATGATGTGTGAATTTTGCCGCACCCATCCCTACAAAGAAGTTCCCGACCCCTATTACGGCGGGGCTGAGGGGTTTGAATTGGTGTTGGATTTACTCACGGATGCCTGTGGGGGTTTGTTGCTGAATTTACAGGAGGGTAAAGTCCCCTAG
- a CDS encoding DUF2854 domain-containing protein, translating into MLQQIPLGGIGLVVGSILTVIGLGAYFADMPTLNLAGFFYGIPLLLGGLALKAAELPPVPWTQPTPPEVIALRTQATPTQKQIRQEVTRYRYGEKVHLGAALERLKLGNTDQEWPVLAGIHEEVRDHHYTLVLTFDSPDVAFTTWQEKAEKLTNFFGPDIKVALHQTQDEWIELALLSTRSLA; encoded by the coding sequence ATATTGCAACAAATTCCCTTGGGTGGAATAGGATTAGTTGTCGGTTCCATTTTGACGGTGATTGGGTTAGGGGCGTATTTCGCCGATATGCCCACCTTGAATTTGGCCGGTTTCTTTTACGGTATTCCCTTGTTGTTGGGTGGATTAGCCCTAAAAGCGGCGGAATTGCCCCCGGTGCCTTGGACGCAACCGACTCCTCCAGAGGTGATCGCACTCCGTACCCAGGCCACCCCGACCCAAAAGCAAATCCGCCAGGAGGTCACCCGCTATCGTTACGGGGAAAAGGTGCATTTGGGTGCCGCCCTGGAACGGTTAAAATTGGGCAATACGGATCAGGAATGGCCGGTTTTGGCAGGTATCCACGAGGAAGTGCGAGATCACCATTACACATTGGTATTAACCTTTGATTCCCCGGATGTGGCATTCACAACCTGGCAGGAAAAGGCGGAAAAATTAACCAATTTTTTTGGACCAGATATTAAAGTGGCTTTGCACCAAACTCAAGATGAATGGATAGAATTGGCCTTGCTGAGTACCCGTTCGCTGGCATAA
- the pstA gene encoding phosphate ABC transporter permease PstA — translation MTATTLSSKVEGLIKRPQFRTLFGGVMTGLVGLCALLTVIPLFAVLGFVLVRGIGRFSLTLFTQLPPPPGLSGGGFGNAFIGTLIVVLLGTLIAVPFGVLTAVYLSEFSNISRTQKEVARWVRFGINVLAGVPSIIAGVFAFGLLVTTGIFGYSAAAAGVALAVLMLPTVVRTADEALKIVPQEVRWASVGLGASNYYTILRVVLPAALPSILTGVILAMARAVGDTAALIFTALFSSFWPRGVFEPIATLSVLVYNFATVPFKPQQELAWAASFFLVMIILVASVASRLVIRRQPMR, via the coding sequence ATGACCGCAACGACCTTAAGTTCCAAAGTGGAGGGGTTGATTAAACGCCCCCAGTTTCGCACCCTGTTTGGGGGGGTAATGACGGGGCTGGTGGGTTTGTGTGCCCTCTTGACGGTGATTCCCCTGTTTGCGGTGCTGGGGTTTGTGCTGGTGCGGGGAATTGGCCGGTTTAGTCTGACGTTGTTTACCCAATTGCCGCCGCCACCGGGGTTGTCCGGGGGTGGGTTTGGGAATGCTTTTATCGGCACGCTGATTGTGGTGTTGTTGGGGACGCTGATTGCGGTGCCGTTTGGGGTGTTGACGGCGGTTTATCTGTCGGAATTTAGCAATATCAGTAGAACCCAGAAAGAGGTGGCGCGCTGGGTACGGTTTGGGATCAATGTTTTGGCGGGGGTGCCCTCGATTATTGCCGGGGTGTTTGCCTTTGGGTTATTGGTGACGACGGGGATTTTTGGTTATTCGGCGGCGGCGGCGGGGGTGGCCTTGGCGGTGTTGATGTTGCCCACGGTGGTTCGCACGGCGGATGAAGCCCTGAAAATTGTCCCCCAGGAGGTGCGCTGGGCTTCGGTGGGGTTGGGTGCCTCCAATTACTACACGATTTTGCGGGTGGTTCTGCCAGCGGCGTTGCCTTCGATTTTGACCGGGGTGATTTTAGCGATGGCACGGGCGGTGGGGGATACGGCGGCCTTGATCTTTACGGCGTTGTTTTCCAGCTTTTGGCCGCGGGGGGTGTTTGAACCGATTGCTACCCTGTCGGTGTTGGTTTATAACTTTGCCACGGTGCCGTTTAAGCCCCAACAGGAATTGGCCTGGGCGGCTTCGTTCTTTTTGGTGATGATCATTTTGGTGGCGAGTGTGGCCTCACGGCTGGTGATTCGCCGTCAACCCATGCGTTAG
- a CDS encoding sulfurtransferase, with product MNCNLPNLITPAELADRLDDPELLILDCRFDLAEPNWGQAQYQTSHIPGAFYLDLNRDLSSPVKEHGGRHPLPDVHTLTKKLNHIGLTARTQVIAYDQGRLAYAARLWWLLRYLGHPRVTLLTGGWDAYVQGGYPVGNATPHPHPGDFIPHIQNQYLASREEVIAAQNDPDILLVDAREARRYRGEWEPIDPVAGHIPGAVNLPWLELLPPQAYRERWQEIYQNQQKIICYCGSGVTACVNLLTLEWAGYAPGRLYVGGWSDWCGYPRP from the coding sequence ATGAATTGTAATTTACCGAACCTGATCACCCCGGCGGAGTTGGCTGACCGTTTGGATGACCCGGAGCTACTCATCCTGGACTGTCGCTTTGACCTGGCGGAACCTAATTGGGGGCAAGCGCAGTACCAGACCAGCCACATTCCGGGGGCGTTTTACCTGGACTTGAATCGGGACTTATCCAGCCCAGTTAAGGAACACGGGGGAAGGCATCCCCTGCCCGATGTGCATACATTGACTAAAAAATTGAATCACATAGGCTTAACTGCCAGAACCCAAGTCATTGCCTACGACCAGGGACGGTTGGCCTACGCCGCCCGCCTGTGGTGGCTGTTGCGCTACCTGGGGCACCCACGGGTGACATTATTAACCGGGGGCTGGGATGCCTACGTCCAAGGCGGTTATCCCGTGGGCAATGCAACGCCCCACCCCCACCCAGGGGATTTTATCCCCCACATACAAAATCAATACCTTGCCAGTCGAGAAGAGGTCATCGCCGCCCAGAATGACCCGGATATTTTGCTAGTAGATGCCCGGGAAGCCCGACGTTATCGGGGGGAATGGGAACCGATTGACCCGGTGGCCGGTCACATCCCCGGTGCCGTGAACCTGCCCTGGCTGGAACTCCTACCGCCCCAAGCCTACCGGGAGCGTTGGCAAGAAATTTACCAAAACCAGCAGAAAATCATTTGCTACTGCGGCTCCGGGGTCACCGCCTGCGTGAATTTACTGACTTTAGAATGGGCGGGGTATGCCCCTGGTCGCTTGTACGTGGGGGGCTGGAGTGATTGGTGCGGCTATCCAAGACCCTAA
- a CDS encoding DM13 domain-containing protein produces MLISRWLVGGAMFVSLAGAPVFMAPGFAQALRQGTFVKAEHPTQGTAKVVSDGGKTFIEFDQKFKTDAGPDLQVILYRRGSVPIGGLKAQDYVTLGKLQKTQGQQRYAIPANVDVSQYQSIAVWCRQFNATFGFAKL; encoded by the coding sequence ATGCTGATTTCCCGTTGGTTGGTCGGTGGGGCGATGTTTGTCTCCCTGGCGGGTGCGCCGGTATTCATGGCACCTGGGTTCGCCCAAGCCCTGCGCCAAGGTACCTTCGTAAAAGCCGAACATCCCACCCAAGGTACGGCCAAAGTTGTTAGCGATGGCGGCAAAACCTTTATCGAATTTGACCAGAAGTTCAAAACCGATGCGGGACCTGATTTGCAGGTGATTTTGTACCGCCGGGGCAGTGTTCCCATTGGCGGGTTGAAGGCACAGGATTATGTGACGTTGGGCAAATTGCAGAAGACCCAAGGCCAACAACGCTATGCAATTCCCGCCAATGTGGATGTTAGCCAGTACCAATCCATAGCGGTTTGGTGTCGGCAATTTAATGCCACCTTTGGGTTCGCCAAGCTGTAG
- the pstS gene encoding phosphate ABC transporter substrate-binding protein PstS, with protein MLKRFGLARRWMSFVTLFLLVTGLTAACDFGGQQAVDSKLPITGEVSLIGLGASFPAPLYQNWAVGLNQVHSNIRVDYQSQGSGAGIENFIQGNVDFAASDVAMKDEDITKVERGVLLLPMTAGSIVLAYNLPGVPTGLKLSRELYVGILSGQIRRWNDPKIVALNPGVTLPDQAITVVHRSDGSGTTGVFTKHLSAISPVWKQKFGDGTTIQWPTTGNFVGARGNEGVTAQIQQTPGAVGYIEFGFARTNNMTVAALENKAGDYVIPTPESGAATLAAVELPANLRAFISDPEGKESYPIVTYTWQMQYQKQPDANKGVALEVWVEYGLNEGQTVAPGLGYIPLPKVVRERIAKAADTISDKYTITLKD; from the coding sequence ATGCTGAAGCGGTTCGGCCTGGCTCGGCGGTGGATGAGTTTTGTAACCCTATTTCTGTTGGTGACGGGTTTGACGGCGGCCTGTGATTTTGGGGGTCAGCAGGCGGTGGATTCCAAGTTGCCGATTACTGGGGAAGTGAGTTTGATTGGTCTGGGAGCTTCGTTCCCAGCACCTTTGTATCAGAATTGGGCGGTGGGCTTGAACCAGGTGCATAGCAATATCCGGGTGGATTACCAGTCCCAGGGGAGTGGGGCGGGAATTGAGAATTTTATTCAGGGGAATGTGGATTTTGCCGCCAGTGATGTGGCGATGAAGGATGAGGATATTACGAAGGTGGAGCGGGGGGTGTTGTTGCTCCCGATGACGGCGGGAAGCATTGTGCTGGCCTACAATTTGCCAGGGGTGCCCACGGGGTTGAAACTGAGCCGGGAACTGTATGTGGGGATTTTGAGCGGGCAAATCCGCCGCTGGAATGACCCGAAAATTGTGGCTTTGAATCCGGGGGTCACCTTACCAGATCAGGCGATTACGGTGGTGCATCGCTCCGATGGCAGTGGCACGACGGGGGTGTTTACCAAGCATCTGAGTGCGATTAGCCCCGTCTGGAAGCAAAAGTTTGGTGATGGTACCACGATTCAGTGGCCGACCACGGGGAATTTTGTGGGGGCGCGGGGCAATGAAGGGGTGACGGCACAAATCCAGCAGACTCCCGGAGCGGTTGGTTACATTGAGTTTGGCTTTGCCCGCACCAATAATATGACCGTAGCGGCTTTGGAGAATAAAGCTGGGGATTATGTGATCCCCACGCCCGAATCCGGGGCGGCGACCCTAGCGGCGGTGGAGTTACCGGCAAATCTGCGGGCGTTTATCAGCGACCCGGAAGGAAAAGAGTCCTACCCGATTGTGACTTACACTTGGCAAATGCAGTATCAGAAGCAACCGGATGCCAACAAGGGGGTGGCACTGGAGGTGTGGGTTGAATATGGCTTAAATGAAGGTCAAACCGTGGCGCCGGGGTTGGGTTATATTCCCCTGCCCAAGGTGGTGCGGGAACGGATTGCCAAGGCCGCTGATACGATAAGTGACAAGTACACGATTACTTTGAAGGATTAA
- a CDS encoding Get3/ArsA fold putative tail anchor-mediating ATPase NosAFP has translation MARIITWLGQTGQRAQVGGAVARWFAQRHRRVLVVTHCPNPALDRELGAVLTPEPQEVAPGIKAVQLQAIVLLEQLWEELKALEARYVKSPFFRDVYGQELSVFPGLDSLLTLNALRGYRQNDQYDVILYDGASDRETLCMMGVPTLADWYYQRFTQVLAASEFSRNVSPFVSPLFGAMFTNSWDNPNPEQPKQLLENLFRQGQALVNDPQALCAYLVTSDQDTEVHLARWWWGSAQQVNVRVQGVLLTEGEPATLGDRFAPLPVGTVENLLDFDQMTPVPPPLALDLEAKQIQLFLPGFSKSQVKLTQYGPGLTIEAGDQRRNITLPSQWQGQSITGARFHEPYLTITF, from the coding sequence ATGGCACGCATTATTACCTGGTTGGGACAGACGGGGCAACGGGCGCAGGTGGGGGGGGCGGTAGCTCGGTGGTTCGCCCAACGACACCGGCGGGTTTTGGTCGTTACCCATTGCCCGAATCCCGCATTGGATAGGGAACTGGGTGCGGTATTAACCCCGGAACCCCAGGAAGTCGCCCCAGGAATCAAAGCGGTGCAACTGCAAGCGATTGTCCTACTAGAACAACTTTGGGAAGAACTCAAAGCCCTAGAAGCCCGCTATGTGAAATCGCCCTTTTTTCGGGATGTGTATGGGCAAGAATTAAGCGTCTTTCCCGGTTTAGATAGTTTATTAACCCTGAATGCCCTGCGGGGTTATCGTCAGAATGACCAGTACGATGTGATTCTTTATGATGGAGCCAGTGACCGGGAAACCCTCTGCATGATGGGGGTGCCCACCCTGGCGGATTGGTACTACCAGCGCTTTACCCAGGTGTTGGCCGCTTCCGAATTTAGCCGCAATGTCTCGCCTTTTGTCAGTCCCTTGTTTGGGGCGATGTTTACCAACAGTTGGGACAACCCAAACCCGGAGCAACCCAAACAACTCCTAGAAAATTTGTTCCGCCAGGGGCAAGCCCTCGTCAATGACCCCCAAGCCCTGTGCGCCTATTTGGTCACGAGTGATCAGGATACGGAGGTACATCTGGCGCGGTGGTGGTGGGGCAGTGCCCAGCAGGTGAATGTGCGGGTGCAAGGGGTGCTGTTGACCGAGGGGGAACCGGCCACCCTGGGGGATCGGTTTGCGCCTTTGCCGGTGGGGACGGTGGAGAATCTCTTGGATTTTGACCAGATGACCCCGGTGCCGCCCCCCCTAGCATTGGACTTGGAAGCCAAACAAATTCAGTTGTTTTTACCCGGTTTTAGCAAATCCCAGGTTAAACTCACCCAATATGGGCCGGGTTTAACCATCGAAGCGGGGGATCAGCGGCGGAATATCACCCTACCCAGCCAATGGCAGGGGCAAAGTATTACCGGTGCCCGCTTCCATGAACCTTATCTAACGATTACATTTTAA
- a CDS encoding SufE family protein, translated as MPESVTHLPATLLAILERLQRAQPAKMKYELLIRYAQKVPPLPAGEKISAQQVKGCVSQVWLVTHLDADGRVQIDGDADSQLVKGLLAILVLGLGGLTPAEILAVPPDFIKLTGLDVSLTPSRNNGFINMVNFLKKQVMAYPG; from the coding sequence ATGCCTGAATCGGTGACCCATCTGCCCGCCACCCTATTAGCAATTCTCGAACGGCTCCAACGGGCGCAACCCGCCAAAATGAAGTATGAATTACTGATTCGTTATGCCCAGAAAGTGCCCCCCTTGCCCGCTGGGGAAAAAATTTCTGCCCAGCAGGTGAAAGGCTGTGTGTCCCAGGTTTGGTTGGTGACGCACCTGGATGCGGATGGGCGAGTCCAAATAGATGGGGATGCGGATTCCCAGTTGGTGAAGGGGTTGTTGGCGATTTTGGTGCTGGGGCTGGGGGGGTTGACCCCGGCGGAAATTTTGGCGGTGCCACCAGATTTTATTAAATTAACCGGTTTAGATGTGAGCCTGACCCCATCCCGGAATAATGGGTTTATCAATATGGTGAATTTCTTGAAAAAACAAGTGATGGCATACCCCGGTTAG
- the pstC gene encoding phosphate ABC transporter permease subunit PstC → MTPGAALPEGRSRSPQERLIDRLFVRSTLGLAVLTGVLLAFIVLVIAWGAVPALRQFGLDFITRSAWNPVPGREDFGVFPMLAGTLISSVIALLIAVPLGLGTAVFLSEDFIPPQPRMVISFLVELLAAIPSVVYGLWGIFVLIPLIQPVAQWLHANLGWIPLFGTEPVGPGMLPASLVLSIMILPIMTAIAKDSLAALPPELRQASMGLGATRWWTIFRVLIPGAISGIVGGTMLGLGRALGETMAATMLIGNSNQFQVSLLAPSNTIASLLANQFPEARGIQVSALMYAAVLLMLMTLLVNILAEVIVNRLKAKYE, encoded by the coding sequence ATGACTCCAGGCGCCGCCCTCCCCGAAGGTCGTTCCCGTTCCCCTCAGGAGCGGTTGATTGACCGTTTGTTTGTCCGTTCCACCCTGGGGCTGGCGGTGCTGACCGGGGTGCTTCTGGCCTTTATTGTGTTGGTGATCGCCTGGGGGGCGGTACCGGCACTGCGGCAGTTTGGTCTGGATTTTATTACCCGTTCGGCTTGGAATCCGGTGCCGGGACGGGAGGATTTTGGGGTGTTTCCCATGTTGGCGGGGACTTTGATCAGTTCGGTGATTGCCCTGCTGATTGCGGTGCCCTTGGGGTTGGGAACGGCGGTGTTTTTGAGTGAGGATTTTATCCCACCCCAACCCCGGATGGTGATTTCTTTTTTGGTGGAACTGCTGGCGGCGATTCCCAGTGTGGTATATGGGCTGTGGGGGATTTTTGTGTTGATTCCCCTGATTCAACCGGTCGCCCAGTGGTTGCACGCCAATTTGGGCTGGATTCCCCTGTTTGGCACCGAGCCGGTGGGGCCGGGGATGTTGCCCGCTTCGTTGGTGTTGTCCATTATGATTTTGCCGATTATGACCGCCATTGCCAAGGATTCCCTGGCGGCTTTGCCCCCGGAACTGCGGCAGGCTTCGATGGGGTTGGGGGCGACCCGGTGGTGGACGATTTTTCGGGTGTTGATTCCGGGGGCGATTTCGGGGATCGTGGGGGGGACAATGCTGGGCTTGGGGCGGGCGTTGGGGGAGACGATGGCGGCCACAATGTTGATCGGCAATTCCAACCAGTTCCAGGTGTCTTTGTTGGCACCTTCTAATACTATTGCCTCTTTGCTGGCGAATCAGTTCCCGGAGGCGCGGGGGATTCAGGTATCGGCGTTGATGTATGCCGCTGTTTTGTTGATGCTGATGACGCTGCTGGTGAATATCCTGGCGGAGGTGATTGTCAACCGGCTGAAGGCCAAGTATGAATAG
- a CDS encoding anti-sigma factor has translation MNDPTEELLAGIVLEDLSAQEWQEWETQIATNPALAQEAWAQELAELNTAWHTLAYGCEPAAPPPGLKQKILATAPARPRSWLWGVAAAGVLSTCGLGAWGWLNGQQLRLAQQQLQVQREVVAALQNQDTQMATLTGTNTAKGATARVLTGQGEVMVVFNQKLPTPPKDQVYVLWAITKDGQKLACGKFTPNESGVIRWVNPQFMPNDPNVKTLAITQEPKMTDAPTGPLVMDGSAI, from the coding sequence ATGAACGACCCTACGGAAGAATTATTGGCCGGGATTGTCCTCGAAGACCTATCGGCGCAGGAGTGGCAGGAGTGGGAAACCCAAATTGCCACCAACCCCGCTTTGGCGCAAGAAGCCTGGGCACAAGAACTGGCGGAACTGAATACCGCTTGGCACACTTTGGCCTACGGTTGCGAACCCGCAGCTCCCCCCCCCGGCCTCAAGCAAAAAATTCTGGCCACTGCGCCCGCTCGTCCCCGCTCTTGGTTGTGGGGGGTAGCGGCGGCGGGTGTGCTAAGTACCTGTGGATTGGGGGCCTGGGGCTGGTTGAATGGTCAGCAGTTGCGCCTTGCCCAGCAACAATTACAAGTGCAACGGGAAGTGGTGGCGGCTTTACAAAACCAGGACACCCAGATGGCGACCCTAACGGGTACCAATACGGCCAAAGGAGCCACCGCCCGGGTGCTGACGGGGCAAGGGGAGGTGATGGTGGTATTTAACCAAAAACTACCCACCCCCCCAAAAGACCAGGTGTATGTCCTGTGGGCGATTACCAAAGATGGGCAAAAACTAGCCTGCGGTAAATTCACTCCCAACGAGAGTGGGGTGATTCGCTGGGTGAATCCTCAATTTATGCCCAACGACCCCAATGTGAAAACCCTCGCCATTACCCAGGAACCAAAGATGACCGATGCGCCCACCGGTCCCCTGGTGATGGATGGTTCGGCCATTTGA
- a CDS encoding sigma-70 family RNA polymerase sigma factor, translating to MNFFSPSATDQELFQGIQQGRSRAMALLYERYGKLVYSLALRVLQQPQEAEDLTQEVFTTLWHKGGYNPHRGSLATYLTTLTRSRGIDRLRMRQARLRLAQRWGAGELPLLEPGLWEQVSVQERQERVQAALAQLEPEQRHLLELAYYQGLTQAQIAEQLNLPLGTVKTRTRTVLLKLRKLLQDQI from the coding sequence ATGAATTTTTTCTCCCCCAGCGCCACCGACCAGGAATTGTTCCAGGGCATTCAGCAGGGTCGCTCCCGGGCAATGGCTCTGCTCTACGAACGCTACGGTAAATTGGTGTATTCCTTGGCATTGCGGGTACTACAACAACCCCAGGAGGCGGAAGATTTGACCCAAGAAGTGTTTACGACCCTATGGCATAAGGGGGGCTACAATCCCCACCGGGGTTCCCTGGCGACCTATTTGACCACCTTGACCCGTTCCCGGGGCATTGACCGCCTGCGGATGCGCCAAGCTCGCCTGCGGTTGGCTCAGCGGTGGGGTGCCGGGGAATTACCACTGCTGGAACCGGGGCTGTGGGAACAGGTGAGTGTGCAGGAACGGCAAGAGCGGGTACAGGCGGCTTTAGCTCAACTGGAACCGGAGCAACGCCATCTGCTGGAACTGGCCTATTACCAGGGGTTGACCCAAGCCCAGATCGCTGAGCAGTTAAACCTGCCCCTGGGCACGGTGAAAACCCGTACCCGCACCGTCCTGTTAAAACTCCGCAAATTGTTGCAGGATCAAATATAG
- the pstB gene encoding phosphate ABC transporter ATP-binding protein PstB, whose amino-acid sequence MVNGASPAGQPVFKVENADIFYGNFKAVRDVSLTIPKNQVTAFIGPSGCGKSTLLRCLNRLNDLIPSFRLEGRITYHDKNIYDPDIDAVEVRRKIGMVFQKPNPFPKSIYDNVVYGARVINYKGDLDELVERSLRRAALWDEVKDKLKQSGFSLSGGQQQRLCIARTIAVEPEVVLMDEPCSALDPISTLKVEELMHELKANYTIVIVTHNMQQATRVADMTAFFNAEATPKGGKVGHLVEFDATKTIFGSPQQQATMDYVSGRFG is encoded by the coding sequence ATGGTGAATGGAGCTTCCCCCGCAGGGCAACCCGTATTTAAGGTGGAAAATGCCGATATTTTCTACGGCAATTTCAAGGCAGTACGGGATGTTTCTTTGACAATTCCCAAGAATCAAGTCACGGCGTTTATTGGCCCTTCTGGCTGTGGCAAGAGTACGCTTTTGCGGTGCCTAAATCGCTTGAATGATTTAATCCCTTCGTTTCGTTTGGAAGGCCGGATTACCTACCACGATAAAAACATCTATGACCCGGATATTGATGCGGTGGAAGTGCGCCGGAAAATTGGCATGGTATTTCAAAAACCCAACCCTTTTCCCAAGTCTATTTATGACAATGTGGTGTACGGGGCGCGGGTGATCAATTACAAGGGGGATTTGGATGAATTGGTGGAGCGTTCCCTGCGGCGGGCGGCACTTTGGGATGAGGTCAAGGATAAGCTAAAACAGAGCGGGTTTTCCCTCTCCGGGGGGCAACAACAACGGCTGTGCATTGCCCGCACGATTGCGGTGGAACCGGAGGTGGTATTGATGGATGAACCCTGCTCTGCCCTCGACCCGATTTCTACCCTCAAAGTTGAAGAATTGATGCACGAATTGAAGGCCAATTATACGATTGTGATCGTCACCCACAATATGCAACAGGCAACCCGGGTGGCGGATATGACCGCTTTTTTCAACGCCGAAGCCACGCCCAAGGGGGGTAAGGTGGGTCATTTGGTGGAATTTGATGCCACCAAGACCATCTTTGGTTCCCCCCAACAGCAGGCGACGATGGATTATGTGAGCGGTCGGTTTGGTTAG
- a CDS encoding pirin family protein: protein MITIRKSAERGLAKMGWLTSYHTFSFGSYADPNFMGFGALRVINEDRVQPGQGFGTHGHRDMEIITYVLSGQLEHQDSLGTGSIIVPGEVQKMSAGTGIRHSEFNPSATEWLHLLQIWIIPNRRGLPPSYAQKNFTPAEKQGQLRLVGSGDGRQGSLTIYQDVNLYSSVLAVGEAVVLPLAPGRRAWVQVAGGEVWLNNQLLDAGDGAAVESESLVHLEGGASGGEVLVFDLAGV, encoded by the coding sequence ATGATCACGATACGCAAATCGGCAGAGCGGGGTTTGGCAAAAATGGGTTGGTTGACCAGTTATCATACGTTTTCCTTTGGTTCTTATGCTGACCCGAATTTCATGGGTTTTGGTGCCCTGCGGGTGATCAATGAAGACCGGGTACAACCGGGGCAAGGATTTGGTACCCACGGTCACCGGGATATGGAAATTATTACCTACGTTTTGTCCGGGCAATTAGAGCACCAGGATAGTTTGGGCACGGGTTCAATAATCGTGCCGGGGGAGGTGCAGAAGATGTCGGCGGGGACGGGGATTCGCCACAGTGAATTTAATCCTTCGGCAACCGAATGGCTGCATCTCCTGCAAATTTGGATCATTCCCAATCGCCGGGGTTTACCTCCTAGTTATGCACAAAAAAACTTTACCCCAGCCGAAAAACAAGGGCAGTTGCGGTTAGTGGGTTCGGGTGATGGGCGGCAGGGTTCCCTAACCATTTACCAGGATGTGAATCTGTATAGCTCGGTGTTGGCGGTGGGGGAGGCGGTGGTCTTGCCCTTGGCTCCAGGACGCAGGGCTTGGGTGCAGGTCGCCGGGGGGGAAGTGTGGCTGAATAACCAGCTTTTAGACGCTGGGGATGGTGCCGCTGTCGAGTCCGAATCCCTGGTGCATCTGGAAGGGGGTGCCTCCGGGGGCGAAGTCCTGGTGTTTGATTTGGCCGGGGTTTAA